In the genome of Sciurus carolinensis chromosome 3, mSciCar1.2, whole genome shotgun sequence, one region contains:
- the Wdr81 gene encoding WD repeat-containing protein 81 isoform X3, with protein MAPGSRGREVALTTRTEDWSPPANPDMEELLRSVERDLNIDARQLAPAPGGTHVVALVPVRWLASLRERRLGPCPRAEGLGEAEVKTLLQRSVQRLPPGWTRVEVHGLRKRRLSYPLGGGLPFEEGSCGPETLTRFMQEVAAQNYRNLWRHAYHTYGKPYSHSPAPSAAPALDSVRQALQRVYGCSFLPVGEATQCIPYARDGPCLPRGNPACASLLRAEALLESLEMLYVVHPYVQFSLHDVVTFSPAKLTNSQAKVLFILFRVLRAMDACHRHGLACGSLSLHHIAVDEKLCSELRLDLSAYEMPTLDENKETAVVRGGTDHKSEKEGLERSGCPTCQEELRGLVLDWVHGRISNFHYLMQLNRLAGRRQGDPNYHPVLPWVVDFTTPHGRFRDLRKSKFRLNKGDKQLDFTYEMTRQAFVAGGAGGGEPPHVPHHISDVLSDITYYVYKARRTPRSVLCEHVRAQWEPHEYPASMERMQTWTPDECIPEFYTDPSIFCSIHPDMPDLDVPAWCNSSQEFVAAHRALLESREVSQDLHHWIDLTFGYKLQGKEAVKEKNVCLHLVDAHTHLTSYGVVQLFDQPHPQRLVGAPSLAPEPPLIPRLLVQTIQETTGREDFPGQLTNGVGRLVLEATPCETSWTKDRPMAGEDDLEQATEALDSISLPGKSGDQLGSSSTQVPPALLSFSSASASRPGRRNKAAGADFGEPEEGKILLPEGFSPLQFLEELEKMGNFLAKGIGGQLELPEQPQVQSPVQLRDLFHRDMQALGVLLAEMVFATRVRTLQPDAPLWVRFEAVRGFCTCHLKEVPVSLQPVLNTLLQLSGPKGPMAVRRGKLAPLFEYKPVSQGLPPPSPAQLLSPFSSLVPFPPYFPALHRFILLYQARRVEDEAQGRELVFTLWQQLGAVLNDITPEGLEILLPFVLSLMSEEHTAVYTAWYLFEPVAKALGPKNANKYLLKPLIGAYESPCRLHGRFYLYTDCFVAQLMVRLGLQAFLVHLLPHVLQVLAGGEASQEESKGLVGAAEDEESELPGPGPGSCAFGEEIQMDGEPAATSGLELPDYTSGVSFHEQADLPETEDFQAGLYVAESPQPQEAEAVSLGRLSDKSSTSETSLGEERVADDGVAPVDKSSLRSGDSSQDLKQSEGSEEEEEEEEEEEECCVVLEEDEGEPDEVTGASELTLSDTVLSMETVVAAGGGGDGEEEEPLISQSEGKEQKILLDTACKMVRWLSAKLGPTVASRHVARNLLRLLTSCYVGPTRQQFTVSSGESPPLSAGNIYQKRPVLGDIVSGPVLSCLLHIAHLYGEPVLTYQYLPYISYLVAPGSSSSPSRLNSRKEAGLLAAVTLTQKIIVYLSDTTLMDILPRISHEVLLPVLGFLTSLVTGFPSGAQARTVLCVKTISLIALICLRIGQEMVQQHLSEPVATFFQVFSQLHELRQQDLQLDPEDSSEGQLPEAVFSDGQRRPVDPTLLDELKKVTSSRKSFPTMSWLGNWRDSIWKVSAQAVAILPMWNLLCLVPALSGTPMVESVPRMMVTQGPLGVSSLGIAYRSPMTLSLRALAHWAPSLEWVGEALAMGGKTTL; from the exons ATGGCCCCGGGGAGCAGGGGGCGGGAAGTCGCTCTTACCACCCGTACGGAGGACTGGTCCCCGCCCGCAAACCCCGACATGGAGGAGCTGCTCCGGAGCGTGGAGAGGGACCTGAACATCGATGCCCGTCAGCTGGCTCCAGCCCCAGGGGGCACACACGTGGTGGCCCTAGTGCCGGTGCGCTGGCTAGCCAGCCTCCGTGAACGCCGACTGGGGCCCTGTCCCCGAGCAGAGGGCCTGGGTGAAGCGGAAGTCAAGACTCTCCTGCAACGCTCTGTACAGAGGCTGCCCCCAGGCTGGACGCGTGTGGAGGTGCACGGGCTGCGGAAGCGGAGACTGTCCTACCCGCTGGGTGGGGGCCTGCCCTTTGAGGAGGGATCCTGCGGCCCTGAGACCCTCACTCGCTTCATGCAGGAGGTGGCTGCCCAGAATTATCGCAATCTTTGGCGCCATGCGTATCACACCTACGGGAAGCCCTATAGTCATAGCCCTGCTCCCTCAGCTGCTCCTGCCCTGGACTCAGTAAGACAGGCTCTGCAGAGGGTCTATGGTTGCTCTTTCCTGCCAGTGGGTGAAGCCACCCAGTGCATCCCATATGCCAGAGATGGCCCTTGTCTCCCCCGGGGCAACCCTGCCTGCGCCAGCCTTTTGCGAGCTGAGGCCCTGTTGGAATCACTGGAGATGTTATATGTTGTACACCCCTACGTGCAGTTCTCCTTGCATGATGTAGTCACTTTCAGCCCTGCCAAACTGACCAACAGCCAAGCCAAGgtgcttttcattctctttcGTGTGCTGAGGGCCATGGATGCCTGTCATCGCCATGGACTGGCCTGTGGGTCCCTGTCTTTACACCACATTGCTGTGGATGAGAAACTTTGCAGTGAACTCCGGCTGGACCTGAGTGCTTATGAGATGCCCACTTTGGATGAGAACAAGGAAACTGCTGTAGTGAGGGGTGGGACAGACCATAAGTCTGAAAAGGAGGGACTGGAGAGATCTGGATGTCCCACCTGTCAGGAGGAACTTCGGGGCCTTGTGCTAGACTGGGTCCATGGCCGAATCAGCAACTTCCACTACCTTATGCAGCTTAATCGGTTGGCAGGTCGGAGGCAGGGGGATCCCAACTACCACCCAGTGCTACCCTGGGTGGTGGACTTCACCACACCCCATGGGCGCTTCCGAGACCTGCGCAAGTCAAAATTTCGCCTCAACAAGGGAGATAAGCAACTGGACTTCACGTATGAGATGACTCGGCAGGCATTTGTAGCAGGCGGTGCAGGTGGTGGGGAACCGCCTCATGTTCCTCACCACATTTCAGATGTGCTGTCTGATATCACGTACTATGTGTACAAGGCTCGGCGCACACCCCGATCTGTACTCTGTGAACATGTCCGAGCACAGTGGGAGCCCCATGAGTATCCCGCCAGCATGGAGCGGATGCAGACCTGGACACCTGACGAATGCATCCCTGAGTTCTACACTGATCCTTCCATCTTTTGCTCCATCCACCCTGACATGCCTGACCTGGATGTGCCAGCTTGGTGCAACTCCAGCCAGGAGTTTGTGGCTGCTCATCGAGCACTGCTGGAGAGCCGTGAGGTATCCCAGGACCTGCACCACTGGATTGACCTCACCTTCGGCTATAAACTCCAGGGCAAGGAGGCTGTGAAGGAGAAGAATGTGTGTCTACACCTGGTGGATGCCCACACTCATCTGACCAGCTATGGCGTGGTACAGCTCTTTGATCAACCTCACCCCCAGCGCCTGGTGGGTGCTCCTTCCCTTGCCCCTGAGCCTCCTCTCATTCCTCGACTATTGGTCCAGACCATCCAGGAGACCACAGGCCGGGAAGACTTCCCAGGACAGCTCACAAATGGGGTGGGCAGGCTGGTTTTAGAGGCTACTCCTTGTGAGACCAGCTGGACTAAAGACAGGCCTATGGCAGGGGAAGATGACTTAGAGCAGGCCACAgaagccctggattccatctcaCTCCCTGGGAAATCAGGTGACCAGTTGGGCTCTTCTTCCACTCaagtccctcctgccctcctgtctTTCTCATCAGCCTCGGCCTCTCGACCAGGCCGCAGGAACAAAGCTGCTGGGGCAGACTTTGGGGAGCCTGAGGAGGGGAAGATCCTTCTTCCTGAGGGGTTCAGTCCTTTGCAGTTTctggaggaactggaaaaaatgGGCAACTTCCTGGCCAAAGGTATAGGGGGCCAGTTGGAGTTACCAGAGCAGCCTCAGGTTCAGTCACCTGTACAGCTGCGGGACCTCTTCCATCGGGACATGCAGGCATTAGGTGTCCTGTTGGCTGAAATGGTGTTTGCCACCAGGGTTCGGACTCTGCAGCCTGATGCACCTCTCTGGGTACGTTTTGAGGCTGTTCGGGGCTTCTGCACTTGCCACCTCAAGGAGGTCCCTGTGTCTTTGCAGCCTGTTCTGAATACACTCCTACAGTTGAGTGGACCCAAAGGTCCCATGGCAGTGAGGAGGGGCAAGCTGGCCCCACTGTTTGAGTACAAGCCTGTTTCCCAGGGATtgcccccaccctccccagcccagctcctcAGCCCTTTCAGTTCCCTGGTTCCTTTCCCTCCATACTTCCCGGCGCTGCATAGGTTCATCCTCCTGTACCAGGCAAGGCGCGTGGAGGATGAGGCCCAGGGACGGGAGCTGGTGTTTACTCTGTGGCAGCAACTGGGTGCAGTACTAAATGATATCACTCCTGAGGGTCTGGAGATCCTGCTGCCCTTTGTGCTATCACTCATGTCTGAGGAGCACACAGCTGTGTACACAGCCTGGTACCTATTTGAACCTGTTGCCAAGGCACTGGGCCCCAAAAATGCTAATAAGTACCTCCTGAAGCCTCTCATTGGTGCCTACGAGAGCCCCTGCCGGCTACATGGCCGCTTTTACCTGTACACTGACTGCTTTGTGGCTCAACTGATGGTGCGGCTGGGCTTGCAGGCCTTTCTCGTCCACCTGCTGCCCCATGTCCTGCAGGTGCTGGCTGGTGGAGAGGCCTCCCAGGAGGAGAGCAAGGGCCTTGTTGGGGCTGCTGAGGATGAAGAAAGTGAgctccctgggcctgggcctggctcctGTGCCTTTGGGGAGGAGATTCAGATGGACGGAGAGCCTGCTGCCACCTCAGGCCTGGAGCTCCCAGACTACACATCTGGTGTCAGCTTCCATGAGCAGGCTGACCTGCCTGAAACAGAAGACTTCCAAGCCGGGCTCTATGTGGCTGAGTCTCCACagccccaggaggctgaggctgtgAGTCTAGGCCGGCTGAGCGACAAGAGCAGCACCAGTGAGACTTCCCTGGGCGAGGAGCGGGTTGCAGATGATGGGGTTGCTCCTGTGGACAAGAGCAGCCTCAGGTCAGGCGACAGCAGCCAGGACTTAAAGCAAAGTGAGGGctctgaagaagaggaggaggaggaagaggaggaagaggaatgcTGTGTGGTGTTGGAAGAGGATGAGGGGGAGCCAGATGAGGTCACTGGGGCATCTGAGCTCACTCTGTCAGACACAGTGCTGTCCATGGAGACAGTTGTGGCTGCTGGTGGTGGGGGAGATGGTGAGGAAGAAGAGCCCCTGATTTCGCAGTCAGAAGGCAAAGAACAGAAGATCCTCCTTG ATACAGCATGCAAGATGGTCCGCTGGCTGTCTGCCAAGCTCGGCCCCACAGTAGCCTCTCGCCACGTGGCTCGGAACCTGCTGCGCCTGCTGACATCTTGTTATGTTG GGCCCACTCGGCAGCAGTTCACAGTCAGCAGTGGCGAGAGCCCCCCGTTGAGTGCCGGCAACATCTACCAAAAGAGACCAGTACTGGGCGACATTGTGTCAGGGCCTGTGCTCAGCTGTCTCCTCCACATTGCCCACCTGTATGGGGAACCTGTCCTCACCTACCAGTACCTGCCCTACATCAGCTACCTG GTGGCCCCTGGTAGCAGCTCAAGCCCCAGCCGATTGAACAGCCGTAAGGAGGCAGGGCTGCTGGCCGCAGTGACGCTGACTCAGAAAATCATCGTGTACCTTTCCGACACCACCCTCATGGACATCCTGCCCCGGATCAGCCATGAGGTTCTGCTGCCTGTGCTCGGCTTTCTCACTTCCCTCGTCACCGG GTTTCCAAGTGGGGCTCAGGCCCGGACTGTCCTGTGTGTGAAGACCATCAGCCTCATTGCCCTCATCTGTCTGCGCATTGGACAGGAGATGGTCCAGCAGCACCTGAGCGAACCTGTGGCCACCTTTTTTCAAGTCTTCTCTCAGCTGCATGAGCTTCGGCAGCAG GATTTGCAGCTGGATCCCGAGGACAGCAGTGAGGGCCAGCTGCCAGAGGCAGTGTTCTCTGACGGGCAGCGGCGGCCAGTGGACCCCACCCTGTTGGACGAGCTGAAGAAG GTGACATCATCCAGAAAATCATTCCCAACCATGAGCTGGTTGGGGAACTGGCGGGACTCTATCTGGAAAGTATCAGCCCAAGCAGTCGCAATCCTGCCAATGTGGAACCTGCTGTGCCTAGTACCGGCCCTGAGTGGGACCCCCATGGTGGAGTCTGTCCCCAGGATGATGGTCACTCAGGGACCTTTGGGAGTGTCCTCATTGGGAATCGCATACAGATCCCCAATGACTCTCAGCCTGAGAGCCCTGGCCCATTGGGCCCCATCTCTGGAGTGGGTGGGGGAGGCCTTGGCAATGGGAGGGAAGACAACGCTCTGA
- the Wdr81 gene encoding WD repeat-containing protein 81 isoform X1, whose translation MAPGSRGREVALTTRTEDWSPPANPDMEELLRSVERDLNIDARQLAPAPGGTHVVALVPVRWLASLRERRLGPCPRAEGLGEAEVKTLLQRSVQRLPPGWTRVEVHGLRKRRLSYPLGGGLPFEEGSCGPETLTRFMQEVAAQNYRNLWRHAYHTYGKPYSHSPAPSAAPALDSVRQALQRVYGCSFLPVGEATQCIPYARDGPCLPRGNPACASLLRAEALLESLEMLYVVHPYVQFSLHDVVTFSPAKLTNSQAKVLFILFRVLRAMDACHRHGLACGSLSLHHIAVDEKLCSELRLDLSAYEMPTLDENKETAVVRGGTDHKSEKEGLERSGCPTCQEELRGLVLDWVHGRISNFHYLMQLNRLAGRRQGDPNYHPVLPWVVDFTTPHGRFRDLRKSKFRLNKGDKQLDFTYEMTRQAFVAGGAGGGEPPHVPHHISDVLSDITYYVYKARRTPRSVLCEHVRAQWEPHEYPASMERMQTWTPDECIPEFYTDPSIFCSIHPDMPDLDVPAWCNSSQEFVAAHRALLESREVSQDLHHWIDLTFGYKLQGKEAVKEKNVCLHLVDAHTHLTSYGVVQLFDQPHPQRLVGAPSLAPEPPLIPRLLVQTIQETTGREDFPGQLTNGVGRLVLEATPCETSWTKDRPMAGEDDLEQATEALDSISLPGKSGDQLGSSSTQVPPALLSFSSASASRPGRRNKAAGADFGEPEEGKILLPEGFSPLQFLEELEKMGNFLAKGIGGQLELPEQPQVQSPVQLRDLFHRDMQALGVLLAEMVFATRVRTLQPDAPLWVRFEAVRGFCTCHLKEVPVSLQPVLNTLLQLSGPKGPMAVRRGKLAPLFEYKPVSQGLPPPSPAQLLSPFSSLVPFPPYFPALHRFILLYQARRVEDEAQGRELVFTLWQQLGAVLNDITPEGLEILLPFVLSLMSEEHTAVYTAWYLFEPVAKALGPKNANKYLLKPLIGAYESPCRLHGRFYLYTDCFVAQLMVRLGLQAFLVHLLPHVLQVLAGGEASQEESKGLVGAAEDEESELPGPGPGSCAFGEEIQMDGEPAATSGLELPDYTSGVSFHEQADLPETEDFQAGLYVAESPQPQEAEAVSLGRLSDKSSTSETSLGEERVADDGVAPVDKSSLRSGDSSQDLKQSEGSEEEEEEEEEEEECCVVLEEDEGEPDEVTGASELTLSDTVLSMETVVAAGGGGDGEEEEPLISQSEGKEQKILLDTACKMVRWLSAKLGPTVASRHVARNLLRLLTSCYVGPTRQQFTVSSGESPPLSAGNIYQKRPVLGDIVSGPVLSCLLHIAHLYGEPVLTYQYLPYISYLVAPGSSSSPSRLNSRKEAGLLAAVTLTQKIIVYLSDTTLMDILPRISHEVLLPVLGFLTSLVTGFPSGAQARTVLCVKTISLIALICLRIGQEMVQQHLSEPVATFFQVFSQLHELRQQDLQLDPEDSSEGQLPEAVFSDGQRRPVDPTLLDELKKVFTLEMAYTIYVPFSCLLGDIIQKIIPNHELVGELAGLYLESISPSSRNPANVEPAVPSTGPEWDPHGGVCPQDDGHSGTFGSVLIGNRIQIPNDSQPESPGPLGPISGVGGGGLGNGREDNALKRELPRSAHGLSGNWLAYWQYEIGVNQQDAHFHFHQIRLQSFTSHSGAVKCVAPLSSEDFFLSGSKDRTVRLWPLYNYGDGTSETAPRLIYAQHRKSIFYVGQLEAPQYVVSCDGAVHVWDPFTGKTLRTVEPSDSRVPLTAVAVMPAPHTSITMASSDSTLRFVDCRKPGLQHEFRLGGGLNPGLVRSLAVSPSGRSVVAGFSSGFMVLLDTRTGLVLRGWPAHEGDILQIKAVEGSVLVSSSSDHSLTVWKELEQKPTHHYKSASDPIHTFDLYGNEVVTGTVANKIGVCSLLEPPSQATTKLSSENFRGTLTSLALLPTKRHLLLGSDNGVIRLLA comes from the exons ATGGCCCCGGGGAGCAGGGGGCGGGAAGTCGCTCTTACCACCCGTACGGAGGACTGGTCCCCGCCCGCAAACCCCGACATGGAGGAGCTGCTCCGGAGCGTGGAGAGGGACCTGAACATCGATGCCCGTCAGCTGGCTCCAGCCCCAGGGGGCACACACGTGGTGGCCCTAGTGCCGGTGCGCTGGCTAGCCAGCCTCCGTGAACGCCGACTGGGGCCCTGTCCCCGAGCAGAGGGCCTGGGTGAAGCGGAAGTCAAGACTCTCCTGCAACGCTCTGTACAGAGGCTGCCCCCAGGCTGGACGCGTGTGGAGGTGCACGGGCTGCGGAAGCGGAGACTGTCCTACCCGCTGGGTGGGGGCCTGCCCTTTGAGGAGGGATCCTGCGGCCCTGAGACCCTCACTCGCTTCATGCAGGAGGTGGCTGCCCAGAATTATCGCAATCTTTGGCGCCATGCGTATCACACCTACGGGAAGCCCTATAGTCATAGCCCTGCTCCCTCAGCTGCTCCTGCCCTGGACTCAGTAAGACAGGCTCTGCAGAGGGTCTATGGTTGCTCTTTCCTGCCAGTGGGTGAAGCCACCCAGTGCATCCCATATGCCAGAGATGGCCCTTGTCTCCCCCGGGGCAACCCTGCCTGCGCCAGCCTTTTGCGAGCTGAGGCCCTGTTGGAATCACTGGAGATGTTATATGTTGTACACCCCTACGTGCAGTTCTCCTTGCATGATGTAGTCACTTTCAGCCCTGCCAAACTGACCAACAGCCAAGCCAAGgtgcttttcattctctttcGTGTGCTGAGGGCCATGGATGCCTGTCATCGCCATGGACTGGCCTGTGGGTCCCTGTCTTTACACCACATTGCTGTGGATGAGAAACTTTGCAGTGAACTCCGGCTGGACCTGAGTGCTTATGAGATGCCCACTTTGGATGAGAACAAGGAAACTGCTGTAGTGAGGGGTGGGACAGACCATAAGTCTGAAAAGGAGGGACTGGAGAGATCTGGATGTCCCACCTGTCAGGAGGAACTTCGGGGCCTTGTGCTAGACTGGGTCCATGGCCGAATCAGCAACTTCCACTACCTTATGCAGCTTAATCGGTTGGCAGGTCGGAGGCAGGGGGATCCCAACTACCACCCAGTGCTACCCTGGGTGGTGGACTTCACCACACCCCATGGGCGCTTCCGAGACCTGCGCAAGTCAAAATTTCGCCTCAACAAGGGAGATAAGCAACTGGACTTCACGTATGAGATGACTCGGCAGGCATTTGTAGCAGGCGGTGCAGGTGGTGGGGAACCGCCTCATGTTCCTCACCACATTTCAGATGTGCTGTCTGATATCACGTACTATGTGTACAAGGCTCGGCGCACACCCCGATCTGTACTCTGTGAACATGTCCGAGCACAGTGGGAGCCCCATGAGTATCCCGCCAGCATGGAGCGGATGCAGACCTGGACACCTGACGAATGCATCCCTGAGTTCTACACTGATCCTTCCATCTTTTGCTCCATCCACCCTGACATGCCTGACCTGGATGTGCCAGCTTGGTGCAACTCCAGCCAGGAGTTTGTGGCTGCTCATCGAGCACTGCTGGAGAGCCGTGAGGTATCCCAGGACCTGCACCACTGGATTGACCTCACCTTCGGCTATAAACTCCAGGGCAAGGAGGCTGTGAAGGAGAAGAATGTGTGTCTACACCTGGTGGATGCCCACACTCATCTGACCAGCTATGGCGTGGTACAGCTCTTTGATCAACCTCACCCCCAGCGCCTGGTGGGTGCTCCTTCCCTTGCCCCTGAGCCTCCTCTCATTCCTCGACTATTGGTCCAGACCATCCAGGAGACCACAGGCCGGGAAGACTTCCCAGGACAGCTCACAAATGGGGTGGGCAGGCTGGTTTTAGAGGCTACTCCTTGTGAGACCAGCTGGACTAAAGACAGGCCTATGGCAGGGGAAGATGACTTAGAGCAGGCCACAgaagccctggattccatctcaCTCCCTGGGAAATCAGGTGACCAGTTGGGCTCTTCTTCCACTCaagtccctcctgccctcctgtctTTCTCATCAGCCTCGGCCTCTCGACCAGGCCGCAGGAACAAAGCTGCTGGGGCAGACTTTGGGGAGCCTGAGGAGGGGAAGATCCTTCTTCCTGAGGGGTTCAGTCCTTTGCAGTTTctggaggaactggaaaaaatgGGCAACTTCCTGGCCAAAGGTATAGGGGGCCAGTTGGAGTTACCAGAGCAGCCTCAGGTTCAGTCACCTGTACAGCTGCGGGACCTCTTCCATCGGGACATGCAGGCATTAGGTGTCCTGTTGGCTGAAATGGTGTTTGCCACCAGGGTTCGGACTCTGCAGCCTGATGCACCTCTCTGGGTACGTTTTGAGGCTGTTCGGGGCTTCTGCACTTGCCACCTCAAGGAGGTCCCTGTGTCTTTGCAGCCTGTTCTGAATACACTCCTACAGTTGAGTGGACCCAAAGGTCCCATGGCAGTGAGGAGGGGCAAGCTGGCCCCACTGTTTGAGTACAAGCCTGTTTCCCAGGGATtgcccccaccctccccagcccagctcctcAGCCCTTTCAGTTCCCTGGTTCCTTTCCCTCCATACTTCCCGGCGCTGCATAGGTTCATCCTCCTGTACCAGGCAAGGCGCGTGGAGGATGAGGCCCAGGGACGGGAGCTGGTGTTTACTCTGTGGCAGCAACTGGGTGCAGTACTAAATGATATCACTCCTGAGGGTCTGGAGATCCTGCTGCCCTTTGTGCTATCACTCATGTCTGAGGAGCACACAGCTGTGTACACAGCCTGGTACCTATTTGAACCTGTTGCCAAGGCACTGGGCCCCAAAAATGCTAATAAGTACCTCCTGAAGCCTCTCATTGGTGCCTACGAGAGCCCCTGCCGGCTACATGGCCGCTTTTACCTGTACACTGACTGCTTTGTGGCTCAACTGATGGTGCGGCTGGGCTTGCAGGCCTTTCTCGTCCACCTGCTGCCCCATGTCCTGCAGGTGCTGGCTGGTGGAGAGGCCTCCCAGGAGGAGAGCAAGGGCCTTGTTGGGGCTGCTGAGGATGAAGAAAGTGAgctccctgggcctgggcctggctcctGTGCCTTTGGGGAGGAGATTCAGATGGACGGAGAGCCTGCTGCCACCTCAGGCCTGGAGCTCCCAGACTACACATCTGGTGTCAGCTTCCATGAGCAGGCTGACCTGCCTGAAACAGAAGACTTCCAAGCCGGGCTCTATGTGGCTGAGTCTCCACagccccaggaggctgaggctgtgAGTCTAGGCCGGCTGAGCGACAAGAGCAGCACCAGTGAGACTTCCCTGGGCGAGGAGCGGGTTGCAGATGATGGGGTTGCTCCTGTGGACAAGAGCAGCCTCAGGTCAGGCGACAGCAGCCAGGACTTAAAGCAAAGTGAGGGctctgaagaagaggaggaggaggaagaggaggaagaggaatgcTGTGTGGTGTTGGAAGAGGATGAGGGGGAGCCAGATGAGGTCACTGGGGCATCTGAGCTCACTCTGTCAGACACAGTGCTGTCCATGGAGACAGTTGTGGCTGCTGGTGGTGGGGGAGATGGTGAGGAAGAAGAGCCCCTGATTTCGCAGTCAGAAGGCAAAGAACAGAAGATCCTCCTTG ATACAGCATGCAAGATGGTCCGCTGGCTGTCTGCCAAGCTCGGCCCCACAGTAGCCTCTCGCCACGTGGCTCGGAACCTGCTGCGCCTGCTGACATCTTGTTATGTTG GGCCCACTCGGCAGCAGTTCACAGTCAGCAGTGGCGAGAGCCCCCCGTTGAGTGCCGGCAACATCTACCAAAAGAGACCAGTACTGGGCGACATTGTGTCAGGGCCTGTGCTCAGCTGTCTCCTCCACATTGCCCACCTGTATGGGGAACCTGTCCTCACCTACCAGTACCTGCCCTACATCAGCTACCTG GTGGCCCCTGGTAGCAGCTCAAGCCCCAGCCGATTGAACAGCCGTAAGGAGGCAGGGCTGCTGGCCGCAGTGACGCTGACTCAGAAAATCATCGTGTACCTTTCCGACACCACCCTCATGGACATCCTGCCCCGGATCAGCCATGAGGTTCTGCTGCCTGTGCTCGGCTTTCTCACTTCCCTCGTCACCGG GTTTCCAAGTGGGGCTCAGGCCCGGACTGTCCTGTGTGTGAAGACCATCAGCCTCATTGCCCTCATCTGTCTGCGCATTGGACAGGAGATGGTCCAGCAGCACCTGAGCGAACCTGTGGCCACCTTTTTTCAAGTCTTCTCTCAGCTGCATGAGCTTCGGCAGCAG GATTTGCAGCTGGATCCCGAGGACAGCAGTGAGGGCCAGCTGCCAGAGGCAGTGTTCTCTGACGGGCAGCGGCGGCCAGTGGACCCCACCCTGTTGGACGAGCTGAAGAAGGTGTTCACCCTGGAGATGGCGTACACAATCTACGTGCCCTTCTCCTGCCTGTTGG GTGACATCATCCAGAAAATCATTCCCAACCATGAGCTGGTTGGGGAACTGGCGGGACTCTATCTGGAAAGTATCAGCCCAAGCAGTCGCAATCCTGCCAATGTGGAACCTGCTGTGCCTAGTACCGGCCCTGAGTGGGACCCCCATGGTGGAGTCTGTCCCCAGGATGATGGTCACTCAGGGACCTTTGGGAGTGTCCTCATTGGGAATCGCATACAGATCCCCAATGACTCTCAGCCTGAGAGCCCTGGCCCATTGGGCCCCATCTCTGGAGTGGGTGGGGGAGGCCTTGGCAATGGGAGGGAAGACAACGCTCTGAAGCGGGAGCTGCCTCGGAGTGCCCACGGGCTGAGTGGGAACTGGCTGGCATACTGGCAGTATGAGATTGGTGTGAACCAGCAGGATGCCCACTTCCACTTCCACCAGATCCGTCTACAGAGCTTCACCAGCCACTCAGGGGCTGTCAAGTGTGTGGCACCCCTGAGTAGCGAGGACTTCTTTCTGAGTGGCAGCAAGGATCGTACTGTGCGCCTCTGGCCACTGTATAACTATGGGGATGGTACCAGTGAGACAGCCCCCCGCCTCATCTATGCCCAGCATCGCAAGAGTATCTTCTATGTGGGCCAGCTGGAGGCCCCGCAGTATGTGGTGAGCTGTGACGGAGCTGTGCACGTCTGGGACCCCTTCACAG GGAAGACCCTTCGCACAGTGGAGCCATCTGACAGCCGTGTGCCCCTGACTGCTGTGGCTGTCATGCCCGCCCCCCACACCAGCATCACCATGGCCAGCTCTGACTCTACCTTGCGCTTTGTGGACTGTAGGAAACCTGGCCTGCAG CACGAGTTCCGCCTTGGTGGCGGGCTGAACCCTGGGCTTGTCCGCTCCCTAGCAGTCAGCCCCAGTGGCCGTAGTGTCGTGGCTGGCTTCTCCTCAGGCTTCATGGTGCTCCTGGACACTCGCACAGGCCTGGTTCTACGAGGCTGGCCAGCTCATGAGGGGGACATTCTGCAGATCAAG GCAGTGGAGGGCAGTGTCCTGGTCAGTTCCTCCTCTGACCACTCCTTGACCGTCTGGAAAGAACTGGAGCAGAAGCCCACACACCACTACAAGTCAGCATCTGACCCCATCCATACCTTCGACCTCTACGGCAATGAGGTGGTCACTGGCACTGTGGCCAACAAGATTGGTGTCTGCTCCCTGCTTGAGCCACCCTCCCAGGCCACCACAAAACTCAGTTCTGAGAACTTCCGTGGCACGCTCACCAGCCTGGCCTTGCTGCCCACTAAACGCCATCTCCTGCTGGGCTCAGACAATGGCGTCATTCGCCTCCTGGCATAG